A region of Vitis vinifera cultivar Pinot Noir 40024 chromosome 13, ASM3070453v1 DNA encodes the following proteins:
- the LOC100261583 gene encoding 18.1 kDa class I heat shock protein: MSLISSVLGSDRRSNIFDPFSLEIWDPFEGFPFTTPLANVPPSTRETSAFTNARIDWKETPEAHVFKADLPGLKKEEVKVEVEEGRVLQISGERSKEQEEKKDKWHRVERSSGKFLRRFRLPENAKMDEAEASLENGVLTVTVPKEEVKKAEVKAIEISG, encoded by the coding sequence ATGTCGCTCATTTCAAGTGTTCTTGGTAGTGACCGCCGAAGCAACATCTTCGATCCCTTTTCTCTAGAAATCTGGGATCCCTTTGAAGGATTTCCCTTCACCACCCCTCTCGCCAACGTCCCCCCCTCGACTCGCGAGACCTCTGCCTTCACCAACGCACGCATTGACTGGAAAGAGACTCCTGAAGCTCACGTCTTCAAGGCTGATCTTCCGGGGTTGAAGAAAGAGGAGGTGAAGGTTGAGGTTGAAGAGGGCAGAGTGCTGCAAATTAGCGGAGAAAGGAGTAAAGAGCAAGAGGAAAAGAAAGACAAGTGGCATCGGGTGGAGAGGAGCAGCGGCAAGTTCCTTCGTCGGTTCAGGTTGCCGGAGAATGCAAAGATGGATGAAGCTGAAGCTAGCCTGGAGAATGGTGTGCTAACCGTGACTGTCCCAAAAGAAGAGGTGAAGAAGGCTGAGGTGAAGGCCATCGAGATCTCAGGCTAA
- the LOC100266777 gene encoding 7-deoxyloganetic acid glucosyltransferase, with the protein MDQGSVSPHVLIFPFPIQGNVNSMLKLTELLCLAGIQVTFLNCHYPHRRLLSYSNIQARFSRYPGFRFETISDGLPMEHPRTAEQFLDIVDGVKTTTAPLFMEMMISWCRSASDTRSPLTCIIADGLMSFSIDVANEVGLPVIIFRAISACSFWAYFSLPQLIEAGEVPFRGGDMDRLVASVPGMEGFLRRRDLPSCCRVKDVDNPDLQNPMKNIRKTHGAHAQVINTFDDLEGPILSQIRNHFPRTYTIGPLHALLKSKLATETSTSQSSNSFWEEDRSCIPWLDRQPSKSVIYVSFGSLAIITKEELREFWHGLVNSGSRFLWVIRPDALVGKDEERQTPAELLEGTKDRGYVVGWAPQEEVLKHPAVGGFLTHGGWNSTLESIVEGLPMICWPYFADQQINSRFVSHVWKLGMDMKDSCDRVTVEKMVRDLMVEKRDEFMEAADTLATLAKKCVGDGGSSSCNLNSLIEDIRLLST; encoded by the exons ATGGATCAAGGGTCGGTCTCTCCTCATGTCCTCATCTTCCCTTTCCCCATCCAAGGCAATGTCAACTCCATGCTCAAGCTCACCGAACTTCTTTGCCTTGCCGGCATCCAAGTCACCTTCCTCAACTGCCACTACCCCCACCGCCGCCTCCTCTCTTATTCCAATATTCAGGCCAGGTTCTCACGCTATCCCGGCTTTCGGTTTGAGACAATATCCGATGGGCTGCCGATGGAGCATCCTCGCACGGCTGAACAATTCTTGGATATTGTTGATGGAGTCAAAACTACAACCGCACCACTCTTTATGGAGATGATGATTTCATGGTGCCGGAGTGCTTCTGATACGCGCTCGCCTCTGACCTGTATCATAGCAGATGGGCTCATGAGTTTCTCAATTGATGTTGCCAACGAAGTCGGACTTCCCGTCATTATTTTCCGTGCTATCAGTGCTTGTTCCTTCTGGGCATATTTCTCTTTACCCCAACTCATCGAAGCTGGCGAAGTCCCTTTCAGAG GTGGTGATATGGATCGGCTGGTAGCCAGTGTGCCTGGCATGGAAGGCTTTCTTCGACGTCGAGACCTCCCAAGTTGCTGCCGCGTCAAAGACGTGGATAACCCAGATCTCCAAAATCCCATGAAAAATATTCGAAAAACCCATGGAGCCCACGCGCAAGTTATCAACACGTTTGATGACCTAGAAGGGCCGATCCTCTCTCAAATACGCAATCACTTTCCGAGAACCTACACCATTGGACCTCTCCACGCACTCCTCAAATCCAAGCTCGCAACTGAAACTTCCACGTCCCAGTCTTCCAACAGTTTCTGGGAAGAAGACAGAAGCTGCATACCGTGGCTTGACCGCCAGCCCTCAAAATCTGTTATCTACGTAAGCTTTGGTAGTCTTGCAATTATTACAAAGGAGGAGCTGAGAGAGTTCTGGCACGGTTTGGTCAACAGCGGTAGCCGCTTCCTCTGGGTCATACGACCAGATGCTCTTGTCGGAAAAGATGAAGAGCGTCAGACTCCGGCAGAACTCTTGGAAGGGACAAAAGATAGGGGTTACGTAGTGGGCTGGGCTCCCCAAGAAGAGGTTCTGAAACACCCAGCCGTGGGTGGGTTTCTGACCCACGGTGGGTGGAACTCCACGCTTGAGAGTATAGTGGAGGGCCTGCCAATGATATGCTGGCCCTACTTTGCTGACCAGCAGATCAACAGTAGGTTCGTGAGCCATGTTTGGAAGCTTGGAATGGACATGAAAGACAGTTGCGATAGAGTTACCGTTGAGAAGATGGTGAGAGATTTAATGGTAGAAAAGAGGGATGAATTCATGGAGGCAGCTGATACCTTAGCCACATTAGCTAAAAAATGTGTGGGTGACGGTGGGTCCTCATCCTGTAACTTGAACAGTTTGATCGAGGATATAAGATTGTTGAGCACCTga